One segment of Neisseria mucosa DNA contains the following:
- a CDS encoding aldehyde dehydrogenase family protein: MFHSTHVFTGETIYRRPAQSYTEFTDELNRLQTLQQTFAQSSIIERTALLQQFADSLTQNQERLAEMVCEEVGRCLHECRAEISKSIELIRYYVRLAPELLSHKTIATQASLSQVRFEPLGVVLAVMPWNYPVWQILRFAIPALCAGNACAVKPAPSVARVSETLFSLVPKGLPLIGAWLSHEDTLKAIEDTDAMAFTGSTHTGRLLAAHAGKHLKKTVLELGGSNPFIILPDADLQRAAIDACYSRFRDAGQSCNAAKRIIVTQNIAEQFIPLFLAECAKLQTGNPKDPNTTLAPLHRQDLRQNVHEQVQDAVAHGAQCLSGGYIPDGKSWFYPATVLDQVNPNCRVWHEEVFGPVAMILRADNPEHAVALANDTPFGLGACIYTADTANAWKYAEKIQAGSVFINRHTSSDLRLPFGGVKASGYGRELSEFGLYEFVNVKTYWQK, translated from the coding sequence ATGTTTCACAGCACCCATGTCTTTACCGGAGAAACTATTTACCGACGACCGGCACAAAGCTACACCGAATTTACCGACGAATTAAACCGCCTCCAAACCCTTCAGCAAACCTTCGCACAATCAAGCATTATCGAGCGCACCGCCCTCTTACAGCAATTTGCCGACAGCCTCACCCAAAACCAAGAACGCCTCGCCGAAATGGTTTGCGAAGAAGTTGGCCGCTGCCTGCATGAATGCCGCGCCGAAATCAGCAAATCCATCGAGCTTATCCGCTACTACGTCCGCCTCGCGCCCGAACTGCTCTCCCATAAAACCATCGCCACCCAAGCCAGCCTCAGCCAAGTCCGCTTCGAGCCTTTGGGCGTTGTTTTGGCAGTCATGCCGTGGAACTATCCTGTTTGGCAGATTTTACGATTTGCCATCCCTGCCCTGTGCGCCGGCAATGCCTGCGCGGTCAAACCTGCGCCCAGTGTTGCCCGCGTCAGCGAAACCCTCTTCAGCCTCGTCCCCAAAGGTTTGCCGCTTATCGGCGCATGGTTAAGTCATGAAGACACGCTTAAAGCCATCGAAGATACCGATGCCATGGCATTCACCGGTTCGACCCATACCGGCCGCCTGCTGGCCGCACATGCAGGCAAACATCTGAAAAAAACCGTCCTTGAACTGGGCGGCAGCAATCCGTTTATCATCCTGCCCGATGCCGATCTCCAACGCGCAGCCATCGACGCCTGCTATTCACGCTTCCGCGATGCCGGACAATCCTGCAACGCCGCCAAACGCATCATTGTTACCCAAAATATTGCCGAACAATTTATCCCGCTCTTCCTTGCCGAGTGCGCCAAACTGCAAACCGGCAATCCTAAAGACCCAAACACCACCCTTGCCCCGCTTCACCGCCAAGACCTGCGCCAAAACGTGCACGAACAGGTTCAAGATGCGGTTGCACACGGCGCGCAATGCTTGAGCGGCGGCTATATTCCTGATGGAAAAAGCTGGTTTTACCCGGCTACCGTCTTGGATCAAGTCAATCCAAACTGCCGCGTTTGGCATGAAGAAGTCTTCGGCCCGGTTGCCATGATCTTACGCGCCGACAATCCGGAGCACGCCGTCGCGCTTGCCAATGACACACCTTTCGGCCTCGGCGCCTGTATCTACACAGCCGACACGGCAAATGCATGGAAATACGCCGAAAAAATCCAAGCAGGCTCTGTCTTTATCAACCGCCACACCAGCAGCGACTTGCGCCTCCCCTTTGGCGGCGTCAAAGCTTCAGGCTACGGACGGGAGCTATCCGAATTCGGACTGTACGAATTCGTCAACGTCAAAACCTATTGGCAAAAATAA
- a CDS encoding MarC family protein — MELGVEIGKLLVALLVLINPFSALSIYLDLTQDHSTKEKRRIARTAALAVFIVIVVFALSGGILLKVLGISVGSFQVGGGILVLLIAISLMNGNDNPAKPKIDPHSEEHQSVQQVRRNEKAIAVVPIAIPITIGPGGISTVIIYSSAAKNYSDIALIIISGFLVSLICYLILIVAGRISKRLGTTGLTILNRIMGMMLAAISVEIIVAGLKSIFPQLVA; from the coding sequence ATGGAATTAGGTGTAGAAATCGGCAAACTTCTCGTTGCACTTCTTGTACTGATCAACCCCTTCAGCGCACTCTCGATTTATCTTGACCTGACGCAAGACCACAGCACCAAAGAAAAACGCAGAATTGCGCGTACTGCCGCACTGGCCGTTTTCATCGTGATTGTCGTCTTTGCACTGAGCGGCGGTATCTTATTGAAAGTACTCGGCATCAGCGTGGGCTCTTTCCAAGTCGGCGGCGGCATTTTGGTTTTACTGATTGCCATCTCCTTAATGAACGGCAACGATAATCCTGCCAAACCAAAAATTGATCCCCATTCAGAAGAACATCAAAGTGTGCAACAAGTCCGCCGCAATGAAAAAGCCATTGCCGTCGTCCCCATTGCCATTCCGATTACCATCGGCCCCGGCGGTATTTCTACCGTCATCATTTACTCCTCTGCCGCCAAAAATTACAGCGATATTGCCCTGATTATCATCTCCGGCTTTCTGGTCAGCCTGATTTGCTATCTCATCCTGATCGTTGCCGGACGCATCAGCAAACGCTTGGGCACGACCGGCCTGACCATCCTCAACCGCATTATGGGCATGATGCTTGCCGCCATTTCCGTAGAGATTATTGTTGCCGGATTAAAATCTATTTTTCCCCAACTGGTCGCTTGA